In one Epinephelus lanceolatus isolate andai-2023 chromosome 19, ASM4190304v1, whole genome shotgun sequence genomic region, the following are encoded:
- the spag16 gene encoding sperm-associated antigen 16 protein, whose amino-acid sequence MSARGKERAEEENKEVSSEEEEEKRSVEEDFEEAIREAASSTASRRKPGPSRQQIIPKIPEAVDDFLRNFLRRVGLRQTLNSFEAEWYSSAQKFLTHTLRMGSMGVLFIPDALTHRKLLQSELEIARRETDLLRQDVLVLGDSLVRMQRERDFHRLQYQRVAEDKNRLIEDFKQLKKHLESYKPTLRQLEDKYQVALRQKMLISLEKDRVQNIINPRQNQEISQKMKDRSMKRSHSTDTLSAKSTISIHPKDTEFPVYSRLVNLDQVKFQKWKRPSAFSLSYSIRAHKLPISCIDLHPQKLILATASDDCSWRLWVLQANGEKVGQMVLTGEGHSDWMSGCSFHPDGAKLATTSGDSTVRLWDFSRGCCVLTLPGHTQPTWGCSFHSCGHFLASCSADRTAKLWDLNSQRCRLTLRRHTASVNSVCFLPLSNLLLTCSADKTLAMWDARLGVCTTTFHGHQHPCNHATFSSASSILASCDSRGNINLWDNRNPALALATVDTGPLAANQVAFSPSGKTLAAASSDSLVRVVEVDSGVVSSLEGHSDGVQSVRFDHKGETVMSAGSDGMINVWA is encoded by the exons ATGTCAgcaagaggaaaagaaagagcagaggaggagaataagGAGGTTtcctcagaggaggaggaggagaagaggagtgTTGAGGAGGACTTTGAAGAGGCAATAAGGGAGGCTGCCTCCTCCACTGCTTCCAGAAGAAAACCTGGACCATCCAGACAGCAAATCATCCCCAAAATCCCAGAGGCAGTGGATGACTTCCTGAGAAACTTCCTCCGGAGGGTCGGCCTGAGACAGACTCTCAACAGCTTTGAGGCAGAGTGGTACAGCTCAGCGCAGAAATTCCTGACACATACTCTGAGGATGGGGTCGATGGGTGTCTTGTTCATTCCTGATGCTCTAACACATAGAAAGCTCCTCCAGAGTGAGCTGGAGATAGCCCGCAGAGAGACAGACCTGCTCAGGCAGGATGTGCTGGTGTTGGGGGACAGCCTGGTGAGGATGCAGAGGGAGAGGGATTTCCACCGGCTACAGTACCAACGAGTCGCTGAGGACAAAAACAGGCTGATTGAGGACTTCAAACAACTGAAGAAACACCTTGAGTCCTACAAGCCAACACTAAGGCAGCTGGAGGACAAGTATCAAGTAGCTCTGAGGCAGAAAATGTTAATCAGTTTAGAAAAGGACCGAGTTCAAAACATTATAAACCCGAGACAGAATCAGGAAATATCCCAAAAAATGAAAGACCGAAGCATGAAAAGGAGCCACAGCACTGACACATTATCAGCTAAAAGCACCATAAGCATACATCCCAAGGACACAGAGTTTCCTGTCTACAGTAGGCTGGTGAACCTGGATCAGGTGAAATTTCAAAAATGGAAGAGACCAAGTGCCTTCAGCCTGTCCTACTCCATCAGAGCCCACAAGCTTCCCATCAGCTGCATTGACCTCCATCCACAAAAGCTGATCCTCGCTACTGCCAGTGATGACTGCAGCTGGAGGCTGTGGGTGCTGCAGGCCAATGGAGAGAAG GTTGGTCAGATGGTACTGACAGGCGAGGGTCACTCTGATTGGATGTCGGGCTGCAGCTTTCACCCTGATGGAGCAAAACTGGCAACAACTAGTGGAGACTCTACA GTGCGGCTCTGGGATTTCTCCCGTGGCTGTTGTGTGTTGACGCTGCCTGGTCACACCCAGCCCACCTGGGGCTGCTCCTTCCACTCCTGTGGTCATTTCCTGGCTTCCTGCTCTGCTGACAGAACTGCCAAGCTGTGGGACCTGAACAGCCAGCGCTGCCGCCTCACACTGCGTCGCCACACTGCCTCTGTCAACAGCGTCTGCTTCCTGCCCCTCTCCAacctcctcctcacctgctcCGCTGACAAAACCCTTGCCATGTGGGATGCCAGACTGGGTGTCTGCACCACAACCTTCCATGGACACCAGCATCCCTGCAACCATGCCACTTTCAGCTCGGCAAGCAGCATCCTGGCCTCCTGTGACTCCCGTGGCAACATCAACCTGTGGGACAACAGGAATCCTGCGTTGGCACTGGCCACAGTAGACACTGGGCCGCTGGCTGCTAACCAGGTGGCGTTCAGTCCGTCAGGGAAGACGCTGGCTGCCGCTAGCTCTGACAGTCTGGTCAGAGTGGTGGAGGTGGATTCTGGCGTGGTGAGCAGCCTGGAGGGACACAGTGATGGTGTGCAGAGCGTGAGGTTCGACCACAAAGGAGAGACTGTGATGTCAGCAGGGAGTGATGGGATGATTAACGTCTGGGCGTGa